From Bacteroidota bacterium, the proteins below share one genomic window:
- a CDS encoding T9SS type A sorting domain-containing protein, whose amino-acid sequence MRFKKLLPFTYSSSIVLVTILVSASPDITAQNRQLVGLMSGGGLEFGTIFSIPVGGNSVSQVKFLQGEPGKYPIGKPLEINGKFYGVTHYGGPTNYQGAIFEFDKTSGTYTTKGVFDSIIGNQPCSDLLLTSSGRLIGTTGCQCTDQPSALYEFDITKSTFSKLFDFTTSYNGDAPGGALLEAANGKLYGAATYGGADFAGMIFEYDLANNRYTPIIELTDSLGSRPCGALVQASNGKLYGMTREGGSGNFGTLFEYDISTDIFTKKIDFDSINGSLPYGSLFEAGNGKLYGTTQYGGLHNQGVLFEYDYSANSFAKKADLQYHGYATGRLTEVQTGKLYGTKTSGIFEYDYINNVFSDKHYLYSLIGYMPDGLLNAANGKLYGFNYVGGANNGGTIFEYDYLTDQYTNIHDFGSLSGGLPSGSLTLASNGKCYGITNRGGVNGHGVIFEFDYSSNSYIKRIDLNDSTGSLPFGKLVEGSNGKLYGMMKSDFDSVSMIEYDPVNHVYTKKVTLPQTFPASVPFVNSLVHSSNGKLYGMTYNFQSGPVASIFEYDYNSNSCIVKFEIPDSLGREPKGALIEASNGKFYGVTYRGGRSNRGVIFEYDNINNVYTKLIDLNDSLGSYPENSLIQATNGRLYGMTAQGGALDGGVIYEIDPTTSLYQVIHIFDKWEESHPRGKLLEASNGKLYGTTYEGGNHFVGVVFEFDPITHSYRKVIDLDPLSGFQPLYDQFLEIDVNAITTWADQNTLCNGSSLQVSYSTPPALPGNIFNVQLSDSSGSFTSPIIIGSIAATGNGKISCTIPSGTPSGSAYRVRVVGSLPVRIGNDNDFDIAIKAIPTLSVSCILLGPDNCDGKSGSAKAVVTEGSGHFIYQWSLIGNYHVQPVGPRESTLFGWAGNYTVTVDDLVCGQASSSIQIPYGPPPITSILSAPAVSCSGGSDVIVAAADALANGFTWYSRPTLLFNSQPGPYTSYGNAVNLTYLPTPPGNQPSWDVCVKAFNDCGLSIRPACTTIRSALLATGAIQGPELVSPGTIATYTVPSFTGANAFHWTTTGTDISASGSGNIAAVSFGPSFSSGTLCVAGVDACGIIGPARCIEIAQLLSSSRIGMPYGASYTYLFPNPAHDALQIRFQSNAGNHAYTLNISDLSGRLLRSENGLAAPGDNLHTIDLSGLAKGVYLLNLKFEGGGEVLRVVVE is encoded by the coding sequence ATGCGATTCAAAAAGCTCCTGCCTTTTACTTACAGTAGTAGTATCGTTCTTGTAACGATACTGGTGTCTGCCTCCCCTGATATTACTGCACAGAACAGACAGTTGGTAGGGCTGATGAGTGGCGGAGGCCTGGAATTTGGCACCATATTTTCGATTCCAGTCGGGGGCAATTCAGTAAGCCAGGTGAAGTTTCTACAAGGGGAGCCTGGCAAATATCCAATTGGCAAGCCTCTCGAGATAAATGGAAAGTTCTATGGTGTTACACATTACGGTGGGCCCACCAATTACCAAGGTGCAATCTTTGAGTTCGATAAAACTTCAGGCACCTACACTACTAAAGGGGTATTCGATTCAATTATAGGCAACCAGCCTTGCAGTGACTTACTCCTGACTTCATCTGGAAGGCTGATTGGAACTACTGGATGTCAATGCACCGATCAGCCGAGTGCATTGTATGAATTCGATATAACCAAAAGCACTTTCAGCAAGCTATTTGATTTTACAACCAGCTACAATGGAGATGCTCCCGGGGGAGCATTGCTTGAAGCCGCCAATGGAAAACTGTATGGAGCTGCTACATATGGTGGTGCAGACTTTGCAGGAATGATCTTCGAATACGATCTTGCGAACAATCGTTACACGCCTATAATCGAACTGACTGATTCGCTCGGCAGTAGACCGTGCGGGGCCCTCGTGCAGGCATCAAACGGAAAATTGTATGGAATGACAAGAGAGGGAGGCTCCGGCAATTTCGGTACGCTCTTCGAATACGACATTTCAACAGACATTTTTACGAAGAAAATCGATTTCGATAGTATCAATGGCTCACTTCCCTACGGCTCTCTTTTTGAAGCGGGGAACGGAAAGCTATATGGCACCACTCAGTATGGTGGATTACATAACCAAGGTGTTCTTTTTGAGTATGATTATTCAGCAAACTCCTTCGCTAAGAAAGCTGATCTTCAATATCATGGATATGCGACAGGTAGATTAACCGAAGTCCAGACCGGAAAGCTATATGGTACAAAAACTTCCGGGATCTTCGAGTACGATTATATCAACAATGTCTTTTCAGACAAACACTATTTATACAGCCTCATCGGATACATGCCGGATGGGCTTCTCAATGCGGCCAACGGCAAATTGTATGGATTCAATTATGTTGGCGGAGCGAATAATGGGGGTACCATTTTTGAGTATGACTACCTGACTGATCAATATACCAATATCCATGATTTCGGCTCTCTTTCTGGCGGACTTCCAAGCGGTTCACTTACGCTGGCGTCGAATGGTAAATGTTATGGAATAACAAACCGCGGAGGGGTCAATGGCCACGGAGTGATTTTCGAGTTCGACTATTCATCCAATTCCTACATCAAGAGAATAGACCTCAACGATTCGACCGGCAGTCTTCCTTTTGGAAAGTTGGTAGAAGGCTCGAATGGAAAGCTATATGGAATGATGAAATCAGATTTTGACTCGGTTTCGATGATCGAGTACGACCCTGTAAATCATGTTTATACAAAGAAGGTCACCCTGCCTCAAACATTTCCTGCTTCTGTCCCATTCGTCAATTCACTTGTACATTCCAGCAATGGAAAGCTATACGGAATGACTTATAATTTCCAGTCTGGACCTGTAGCAAGCATCTTTGAATATGATTATAACTCTAATAGCTGCATTGTAAAATTCGAAATCCCTGATTCACTGGGCAGGGAACCGAAGGGCGCCCTGATCGAAGCATCCAATGGAAAATTCTATGGCGTCACATACAGAGGCGGAAGAAGTAATCGCGGTGTAATTTTTGAATATGACAATATCAATAATGTTTACACCAAACTTATCGACTTGAATGATTCACTTGGAAGTTATCCAGAGAATTCACTCATTCAAGCAACGAATGGAAGATTGTATGGCATGACGGCCCAAGGAGGGGCCCTCGATGGAGGAGTAATTTACGAGATCGATCCAACAACCAGTTTGTACCAGGTTATACACATTTTTGATAAATGGGAAGAGAGTCATCCCCGGGGTAAACTTCTGGAAGCATCGAATGGAAAACTTTACGGAACAACTTATGAGGGTGGCAACCACTTTGTAGGAGTTGTCTTTGAATTCGATCCAATCACGCATAGCTACCGAAAAGTAATTGATTTGGATCCCTTAAGTGGATTTCAGCCATTGTACGACCAATTTCTTGAAATTGATGTGAACGCCATCACAACCTGGGCAGATCAAAATACTTTATGCAATGGCTCATCCTTACAGGTGAGTTATTCCACTCCTCCTGCCTTGCCTGGTAACATATTCAACGTTCAATTAAGCGACTCTTCGGGCAGTTTTACAAGCCCCATCATCATCGGTTCGATCGCGGCCACGGGCAATGGTAAAATCTCTTGCACCATTCCATCAGGCACACCATCCGGATCTGCTTACCGGGTGCGGGTGGTTGGTTCCCTGCCGGTGCGTATTGGAAACGACAATGACTTTGACATCGCAATTAAGGCTATTCCCACCCTGTCAGTTTCCTGTATCCTTTTAGGGCCTGACAATTGCGATGGAAAAAGCGGTTCTGCGAAGGCAGTCGTAACAGAAGGGTCCGGTCACTTCATTTATCAATGGTCATTGATCGGAAATTATCACGTTCAACCGGTCGGACCTCGAGAATCTACTTTGTTCGGGTGGGCAGGAAATTACACCGTTACAGTCGACGACCTGGTCTGCGGCCAGGCTTCTTCCAGCATTCAAATACCCTACGGACCACCACCAATCACCTCGATTCTCAGTGCGCCGGCAGTCAGTTGCTCAGGGGGAAGCGATGTTATCGTAGCAGCCGCCGACGCCCTGGCAAATGGCTTTACCTGGTATAGTCGCCCTACGCTACTATTCAATAGTCAACCCGGACCGTACACCTCCTACGGGAATGCCGTGAACCTTACTTACCTCCCCACTCCTCCGGGAAATCAGCCCTCCTGGGATGTTTGTGTGAAGGCCTTCAATGATTGCGGGCTGTCCATTCGACCCGCATGTACCACTATCCGTTCTGCACTCCTTGCTACGGGCGCCATTCAGGGCCCTGAACTGGTTTCACCCGGTACCATCGCAACATATACGGTGCCTTCCTTCACTGGCGCAAATGCATTCCACTGGACCACGACCGGTACCGATATCTCTGCCAGCGGTTCTGGCAACATTGCCGCTGTATCCTTCGGCCCCTCCTTCTCCAGCGGAACGTTGTGCGTCGCGGGTGTTGATGCTTGCGGCATCATAGGACCGGCCCGCTGCATTGAGATCGCGCAGTTACTTTCGTCATCTCGCATTGGAATGCCGTATGGGGCCTCATATACGTACCTCTTTCCCAACCCGGCCCACGACGCGCTCCAAATCCGATTCCAAAGCAATGCCGGCAATCATGCTTATACGCTCAACATCTCCGACCTTAGTGGCCGTCTGCTGCGTTCCGAAAACGGCCTAGCCGCACCTGGGGACAATCTCCACACGATTGACCTCAGCGGACTCGCCAAAGGGGTCTACCTCTTGAACCTGAAGTTCGAAGGTGGCGGAGAGGTGTTAAGGGTCGTAGTTGAATAA
- the glmM gene encoding phosphoglucosamine mutase, with product MALIKSISGIRGTIGGKPGDGLTPPDIVRFTAAFGTWVTRQGIQNKRPVIALGRDARISGEMVQNLVAGTLKGLGIDVIYMGLCTTPGVEMAVVDLKADAGIILTASHNPKQWNALKLLNRKGEFISAADGAEVLRIADAGEFSFAEVNKLGRYTTEPNYHLKHIEKILALPLVDVKAIKARKFKVVIDCVNSVGGIAVPALLKALGVEETIELYCEPNGQFPHNPEPLPEHLGDISKEVRKRNAHLGIVVDPDVDRLALVCEDGEMFGEEYTLVAVADYVLRSQKGNTVSNLSSTRALRDVTEKAGGHYFAAAVGEVNVVEAMKEHKAVIGGEGNGGIIYPELHYGRDALVGIALFLSHLAKFGKSASLLRATYPNYYISKNKIELTAEIDVDGILSGIQTKYKKQPINTIDGVKIEFDREWVHLRKSNTEPIIRIYAESQSQTTAQNLAEKIIHDIKDMISEKHTR from the coding sequence TTGGCACTTATAAAATCTATTTCTGGTATTCGGGGTACGATCGGCGGGAAACCGGGCGACGGTTTGACGCCTCCGGATATCGTCCGTTTTACCGCCGCTTTTGGGACCTGGGTGACGCGCCAGGGCATCCAGAACAAACGTCCGGTTATCGCCCTTGGTCGGGATGCCCGGATCTCGGGTGAGATGGTACAGAATCTGGTGGCCGGTACCCTGAAGGGACTGGGCATCGATGTGATCTACATGGGCCTGTGTACCACCCCCGGCGTGGAAATGGCGGTCGTGGACCTGAAAGCCGATGCGGGTATCATCCTTACGGCCAGTCATAACCCCAAACAGTGGAATGCCCTCAAATTGCTCAACCGGAAGGGCGAGTTCATCTCCGCCGCCGACGGTGCCGAGGTCCTGCGCATTGCCGACGCGGGCGAGTTTTCTTTCGCCGAAGTCAACAAACTCGGCCGCTATACCACCGAACCCAACTACCACCTCAAGCATATCGAAAAGATACTGGCGCTTCCGCTGGTGGATGTTAAGGCAATCAAAGCCAGGAAGTTCAAGGTAGTGATCGATTGCGTTAATTCGGTGGGAGGTATTGCCGTTCCGGCCCTCCTCAAGGCGCTGGGCGTAGAGGAAACGATCGAATTGTATTGCGAGCCCAACGGTCAGTTCCCGCACAATCCTGAGCCGCTGCCGGAGCACCTGGGCGATATCTCCAAGGAGGTCCGTAAGCGCAATGCCCACCTGGGCATCGTGGTGGACCCGGACGTCGACCGCCTGGCCCTCGTCTGCGAAGACGGGGAGATGTTCGGCGAAGAATACACCCTGGTAGCCGTGGCCGATTACGTCCTGCGCAGCCAAAAGGGCAATACGGTCTCCAACTTGTCGTCGACCCGCGCGCTGCGCGACGTAACAGAAAAGGCCGGTGGGCATTACTTTGCCGCGGCTGTGGGCGAAGTGAACGTGGTCGAAGCGATGAAAGAACACAAGGCCGTGATCGGCGGTGAAGGCAACGGCGGGATCATTTACCCGGAACTGCACTACGGCCGCGACGCGCTGGTGGGCATCGCCCTTTTCCTCAGCCACCTGGCCAAGTTCGGCAAGAGCGCTTCGCTGCTGCGGGCCACCTATCCGAACTACTATATCTCGAAAAACAAGATCGAACTTACGGCCGAGATCGATGTCGATGGCATCCTGAGCGGCATCCAGACCAAATACAAGAAACAACCGATCAACACCATCGACGGTGTGAAGATTGAGTTCGACCGCGAATGGGTCCACCTGCGCAAGTCGAACACCGAACCGATCATACGCATCTACGCGGAGAGCCAGTCGCAGACTACCGCGCAGAACCTGGCCGAGAAGATCATTCACGACATCAAAGACATGATCAGCGAAAAGCATACCCGCTGA
- a CDS encoding cysteine desulfurase has product MNPRIYLDNAATTPLDPEVLEAMLPFMQHHFGNPSSIHAFGREVRSGIEKARKTVAKLLNASPSEIFFTSGGTEANNTALFCSVRDLGIEHVISSPIEHHAVTHTLEQMAREGKIRLSYVKLDEKGRVDLADLERLLSTGGKTLVSLMHANNELGNLLPIMEVGTLCRKYGALFHCDTVQTMGHFPIDLKEIPVDFITCAAHKFHGPKGVGFLFIRSGVRIHPFIFGGAQERNMRGGTENVYGIVGLAKALELAVSHMEEHHQYIQGLKDHMVRRLKAEIPGVAFNGDTLGESLYTVLNVSFPASEAGEMLLFNLDIAGISCSGGSACSSGSNAGSHVLAAIYPDSTRPAVRFSFSKLNTKAEIDRTVDKLKELTVANVINS; this is encoded by the coding sequence ATGAACCCGCGCATCTACCTCGACAACGCCGCCACCACACCGCTCGACCCCGAAGTGCTGGAGGCGATGCTGCCTTTTATGCAGCACCACTTCGGAAACCCATCCTCCATCCACGCGTTCGGGCGGGAGGTGCGTTCGGGTATCGAAAAAGCACGCAAGACCGTCGCCAAGCTGCTCAACGCTTCACCCTCGGAGATTTTCTTTACCTCTGGTGGTACGGAAGCCAACAATACAGCCCTGTTCTGTTCCGTGCGCGACCTCGGCATCGAGCACGTCATTTCTTCGCCGATCGAGCACCATGCGGTGACCCATACACTCGAGCAGATGGCCCGGGAAGGCAAGATCCGGCTCAGCTATGTAAAGCTCGACGAGAAAGGCCGGGTGGACCTGGCCGACCTGGAACGCCTGTTGTCGACGGGCGGTAAGACGCTGGTGTCGCTCATGCACGCCAACAACGAACTGGGCAACCTGCTTCCGATCATGGAAGTCGGCACGTTGTGCCGCAAGTACGGCGCCCTGTTCCATTGCGATACGGTGCAGACGATGGGACATTTCCCGATAGACCTGAAGGAGATCCCGGTGGACTTCATCACCTGCGCGGCCCACAAGTTCCACGGCCCGAAGGGCGTGGGCTTCCTGTTCATCCGTTCGGGCGTCCGCATCCATCCGTTCATCTTCGGCGGCGCACAGGAGCGCAACATGCGGGGCGGGACGGAGAACGTGTACGGTATCGTCGGCCTGGCAAAGGCGCTCGAACTGGCTGTTTCCCACATGGAGGAGCACCATCAGTATATCCAGGGGCTGAAGGACCACATGGTCAGGCGCCTCAAAGCGGAGATACCCGGAGTTGCTTTCAATGGCGATACGCTGGGAGAGAGTCTCTACACGGTCCTGAACGTCAGTTTCCCGGCGAGTGAAGCGGGCGAGATGCTGCTCTTCAATCTCGACATTGCCGGTATTTCCTGTTCGGGCGGCAGCGCCTGTTCAAGCGGATCCAATGCGGGTTCGCACGTTTTGGCTGCGATCTATCCCGATAGCACCCGTCCGGCGGTTCGGTTCTCCTTCAGTAAGTTGAATACAAAAGCGGAGATCGATCGTACGGTTGACAAGCTGAAGGAGTTGACCGTAGCGAACGTGATCAATTCCTGA
- a CDS encoding RNA polymerase sigma factor, producing the protein MTEYSDEELLEQFRQESTRHVAFNTLVRRYQQRIYWHIRKIVIDHDDANDVAQNVFVKVWKNLDNFRSDSKLFTWLYRIATNESISFLNQKRRRFFVPWSDVENQLSNTLHNDPYFKGDRIQLKLQQAILKLPKQQRIVFNMKYFDGMKYEEISEVLGVTVGALKASYHHAVKKIEKYMLGD; encoded by the coding sequence ATGACGGAGTACTCCGATGAAGAATTGCTCGAACAATTCCGACAGGAATCGACCCGGCACGTCGCGTTCAACACCCTGGTCCGCCGTTACCAGCAACGTATTTACTGGCACATTCGAAAGATCGTCATCGACCACGATGATGCGAATGATGTTGCCCAGAACGTATTTGTGAAAGTCTGGAAGAACCTCGACAACTTCCGGTCCGACTCCAAACTCTTCACCTGGCTCTATCGCATCGCGACCAACGAATCGATCTCGTTTCTCAACCAGAAACGTCGTCGCTTCTTCGTCCCCTGGTCGGATGTGGAGAATCAACTCTCCAATACCCTGCACAACGATCCTTATTTCAAAGGTGACCGTATACAACTCAAACTGCAGCAGGCCATTTTGAAACTGCCAAAGCAGCAACGGATCGTCTTCAACATGAAATACTTCGACGGCATGAAATACGAGGAGATCTCGGAAGTTCTCGGCGTCACGGTTGGTGCCCTCAAGGCCTCCTACCATCATGCGGTCAAGAAAATTGAAAAATACATGCTGGGCGATTAA
- a CDS encoding transketolase family protein, which produces MKRFTFTDKKDTRSGFGAGLLELGRSNPQVVALCADLTGSLKMDAFEKEFPDRFFQVGIAEANMMGLAAGMTVGGKIPFTGTFANFSTGRVYDQIRQSIAYSGKNVKICASHAGITLGEDGATHQILEDIGMMRMLPDMVVINPCDFNQTKAATLAIAAYKGPVYLRFGRPVVPNFTPADQVFKIGEAVTLAEGTDVSIFATGHLVWKALEACEMLEEKGISAEIINIHTIKPLDVQAVLRSARKTGCAVTAEEHQVNGGLGDAIARVLVSQHPVPQEYVAVNDSFGESGTPEQLMKKYGLEAENIAAAAERVIRRRKHELSST; this is translated from the coding sequence ATGAAACGTTTCACTTTTACCGACAAGAAAGACACCCGCTCCGGCTTTGGCGCCGGGCTCCTCGAACTGGGCCGCAGCAACCCGCAGGTCGTCGCACTCTGTGCCGACCTGACCGGCAGTCTCAAGATGGATGCATTTGAGAAAGAATTCCCGGACCGCTTTTTCCAGGTCGGCATTGCCGAGGCGAACATGATGGGCCTCGCTGCAGGCATGACAGTCGGCGGCAAGATCCCGTTCACGGGTACCTTCGCCAATTTCTCGACCGGACGTGTTTACGATCAGATCCGTCAGTCGATCGCGTATTCCGGTAAGAATGTCAAGATCTGCGCCTCCCACGCCGGCATTACGCTCGGCGAAGACGGCGCCACGCACCAGATCCTGGAAGACATCGGCATGATGCGTATGCTCCCCGACATGGTGGTCATCAACCCCTGCGATTTCAACCAAACCAAAGCCGCAACACTCGCTATTGCCGCCTATAAGGGCCCGGTGTACCTGCGCTTCGGACGACCGGTCGTTCCCAACTTCACCCCGGCCGATCAGGTATTCAAGATCGGCGAAGCCGTAACCCTGGCCGAAGGAACCGACGTGAGCATCTTCGCCACCGGTCACCTTGTCTGGAAAGCGCTCGAAGCCTGCGAAATGCTCGAAGAAAAAGGCATCAGCGCCGAAATCATCAACATTCATACGATTAAACCCCTGGACGTTCAGGCAGTCTTACGGTCTGCCCGTAAGACCGGATGTGCTGTCACCGCAGAGGAACATCAGGTCAACGGCGGCCTGGGCGACGCGATCGCTCGAGTATTGGTTAGCCAGCATCCGGTTCCGCAGGAGTATGTAGCCGTCAACGACAGCTTCGGGGAAAGCGGTACGCCGGAACAGTTGATGAAAAAGTATGGATTGGAAGCAGAAAACATCGCAGCCGCAGCCGAACGGGTCATCCGCCGGCGCAAGCACGAACTCTCTTCCACCTGA
- a CDS encoding VWA domain-containing protein, translating to MKGNKFKLYTDRIFFLMVLLGLGLPVQAQVTSRKQVQPTLTRIEFLFDASQSMYGRWQSGAKIDVAKNLMNQLLDSLRFVPNIELALRVYGHQKPYPPQDCDDSRLEVPFASGNATRIQDALKNITPRGTTPIARSLELCADDFPASPARNILILITDGIEECGGDPCAVSAALQRKGIFLKPFVIGMGLDESLKKTFDCVGRYFDATNEVMFRQAMDIVISQALNSTTLQVNLLDVNGVPSETNVNMTFYDRNTGEVKYNYIHTLNAKGNPDTLVIDPLPIYRIVVHTVPQAIKDSVVLVPGKHSTVGIDAGQGSLMIRYDGPSEYRKIQAIVRQPGDMATLVVQDINATEKYRVGKYNLEILTLPRILLDNVDISQSKTTTVTIPRPGIVTLVTNNPGFGSIYTVEGKTLKWVTNLDENLSKETFILQPGRYRAVFRPRASRESIYTLEKEFSIVSGESNVVIMN from the coding sequence ATGAAGGGGAACAAATTCAAGCTGTACACGGACCGGATCTTTTTCCTGATGGTCCTGCTCGGGCTGGGACTTCCTGTGCAGGCTCAGGTGACCAGCCGGAAGCAGGTACAGCCTACCCTCACCCGCATCGAGTTCCTCTTCGACGCTTCGCAAAGCATGTACGGGCGCTGGCAAAGCGGCGCCAAGATCGATGTCGCGAAAAACCTGATGAACCAATTGCTCGACAGCCTGCGGTTCGTCCCCAACATCGAGCTGGCTTTGCGCGTGTACGGTCACCAGAAGCCCTATCCTCCCCAGGATTGCGACGACAGCCGATTGGAGGTTCCTTTCGCAAGCGGTAACGCGACACGCATCCAGGACGCGCTGAAGAACATCACCCCCAGAGGCACTACACCGATCGCGCGTTCACTCGAACTTTGCGCCGACGATTTCCCCGCGAGCCCCGCTCGCAATATCCTGATCCTGATCACCGACGGTATCGAAGAATGCGGCGGTGATCCTTGTGCCGTCTCGGCAGCGCTTCAGCGAAAAGGGATTTTCCTGAAACCTTTCGTCATCGGGATGGGACTCGACGAATCGTTGAAGAAGACGTTCGATTGCGTGGGCCGATACTTCGACGCGACGAATGAAGTGATGTTCCGGCAGGCGATGGATATTGTCATTTCCCAGGCGCTCAATTCCACGACCCTGCAGGTGAACCTGCTCGACGTGAACGGTGTACCCAGCGAGACGAATGTGAACATGACGTTCTACGACCGTAACACCGGCGAGGTCAAGTACAATTACATTCACACGCTGAACGCCAAGGGCAATCCGGACACGCTCGTCATCGACCCGCTTCCGATCTATCGGATCGTGGTCCACACCGTCCCGCAAGCCATCAAGGACTCGGTGGTGCTCGTACCCGGGAAACACAGCACCGTGGGTATCGATGCCGGACAGGGCTCCCTGATGATCCGGTACGACGGCCCATCGGAATACCGGAAGATCCAGGCGATCGTTCGCCAACCGGGCGATATGGCTACCCTCGTCGTCCAGGACATCAACGCGACGGAAAAGTACCGGGTTGGCAAGTACAATCTCGAGATTCTTACATTACCTCGTATCCTGCTCGACAACGTAGATATAAGCCAGAGTAAAACCACTACGGTCACGATTCCGCGTCCCGGCATCGTGACACTCGTTACCAACAATCCCGGCTTCGGCAGTATCTATACGGTCGAAGGCAAGACCCTGAAATGGGTCACCAACCTCGACGAAAACCTCAGCAAAGAAACCTTCATTCTCCAACCCGGTCGTTACCGCGCGGTCTTCCGTCCGCGGGCTTCCCGGGAAAGTATCTACACACTCGAAAAGGAATTCTCGATCGTGTCCGGCGAATCGAATGTCGTCATCATGAATTGA
- a CDS encoding transketolase, with the protein MNTDQLKRIASQVRRDIIRQVHGVNSGHPGGSLGCTDFLVALYFSVMKHEPKQFSMDGAGEDLFFLSNGHISPLWYSVLARSGYFPLQELSTFRKIDSRLQGHPATHEGLPGVRMASGSLGQGMSVALGAALAKKLNKDNQLVYCLCGDGEMEEGQIWEAVMYAGAKKVDNIIATIDVNNQQIDGSIDQVLPYGPLRPKFEAFGWEVLEMNGNHMEDVVLTLQKARSLCGNKKPVVILMKTEMGMGVDFMMGTHKWHGVAPNAEQTATALAQLEETLGDY; encoded by the coding sequence ATGAATACAGATCAATTGAAACGCATCGCCTCACAGGTTCGCCGCGATATCATCCGACAGGTACATGGCGTGAATTCCGGACACCCGGGAGGTTCCCTGGGCTGCACCGACTTCCTTGTCGCGCTCTATTTCTCGGTGATGAAGCATGAGCCGAAACAATTTTCGATGGACGGCGCCGGCGAAGATCTGTTCTTCCTCAGTAACGGTCACATTTCACCGCTCTGGTACAGTGTGCTGGCACGATCCGGCTATTTCCCTTTACAGGAACTGAGCACCTTCCGTAAGATCGATTCCCGTCTGCAAGGTCACCCGGCCACACACGAAGGGCTTCCGGGTGTTCGCATGGCTTCCGGATCTCTCGGCCAAGGCATGAGTGTTGCCCTGGGTGCCGCCCTGGCGAAGAAACTGAACAAGGATAATCAGTTGGTATATTGTCTCTGCGGCGACGGCGAAATGGAAGAAGGCCAGATCTGGGAAGCGGTCATGTATGCCGGCGCTAAGAAAGTTGACAACATCATCGCCACGATCGACGTCAACAACCAACAGATCGACGGCTCGATCGACCAGGTCCTCCCCTATGGTCCCTTGCGCCCCAAGTTCGAGGCGTTTGGATGGGAAGTACTCGAAATGAACGGCAATCATATGGAAGATGTCGTGCTTACCTTACAAAAAGCACGATCGCTTTGCGGCAATAAAAAGCCGGTGGTGATCCTGATGAAAACCGAAATGGGCATGGGCGTGGATTTCATGATGGGTACCCACAAGTGGCACGGCGTGGCACCGAATGCCGAACAAACCGCCACGGCGCTGGCTCAACTCGAAGAAACCCTCGGCGACTATTGA
- a CDS encoding RNA-binding S4 domain-containing protein has translation MEPAGTRTRIDKWMWAVRLFKTRSQATLACEQGRVHMDGHPVKASRLVKPGDTLHIRRAGLTRILSVKQLTENRLGAKLVPDFCADLTPKEELDAYKARISRVTVFRDPGTGRPTKKERRALDDFMDGEWEFPDC, from the coding sequence ATGGAACCCGCCGGCACACGTACCCGAATCGACAAATGGATGTGGGCGGTCCGCCTTTTTAAAACCCGTTCCCAGGCGACCCTGGCCTGTGAACAGGGTCGGGTACACATGGATGGTCATCCCGTTAAAGCCAGTCGACTGGTGAAACCCGGTGACACCCTCCACATCCGCAGAGCAGGACTCACCCGGATCTTGTCGGTGAAGCAGTTAACCGAAAACCGCCTGGGCGCAAAACTGGTTCCCGATTTCTGTGCGGACCTTACACCGAAAGAAGAGCTGGATGCCTATAAAGCCCGCATCAGCCGCGTGACCGTTTTTCGAGATCCCGGTACCGGACGACCTACTAAGAAGGAACGCCGGGCGCTGGATGATTTCATGGACGGGGAATGGGAGTTTCCCGACTGTTAA